One Chanodichthys erythropterus isolate Z2021 chromosome 10, ASM2448905v1, whole genome shotgun sequence DNA segment encodes these proteins:
- the LOC137028025 gene encoding T-lymphocyte surface antigen Ly-9-like isoform X2, which produces MFHSVFFCLCLWRLVDAVKSVSVTEGDSVTLESGVTKRERNALIIWAFGRPGTQIADIDDAGSVSISNGALDGRFRDRLKLDHQTGSLTITNTRITDSGEYTVNIKGTKTTTYRFSVSVYARLPVPVISRECSSSSSSSSNCSLVCSAVNVGHVTLSWYKGNSLLSSISVSDLSISLSLPLEVEYQDKNTYSCVLNNPISNQTQHLDITHLCHTCSAVDPDSDAVKSVSVTERDSVTLESGLTEIQTREKILWTFGRSETLIAVIDKDAGNFSTSNDVLDGRFRDRLKLDHQTGSLTITNTRITDSGEYQINIRGTKTTTNRFSVTVYDSVRGCDSVEAVIRLVVTALMGVAAAAAVVVLVYDIRSRRAELDQASKT; this is translated from the exons ATGTTTCACTCTGTTTtcttctgtttgtgtttgtggcGTCTGGTTG ATGCAGTGAAGTCAGTGTCAGTGacggagggagattcagtcactctagaGTCTGGTGTTactaaaagagagagaaatgctCTGATAATATGGGCGTTTGGACGTCCAGGGACTCAAATAGCTGATATCGATGATGCTGGAAGTGTCTCCATATCTAATGGTGctcttgatgggagattcagagacagactgaagctggatcatcagactggatctctgaccatcacaaacaccagaaTCACAGACTCTGGAGAATATACAGTGAACATCAAAGGCACAAAAACAACCACATACAgattcagtgtttctgtctacG CtcgtctgcctgttcctgtcatcagcagagaatgttcttcatcatcatcatcatcatcaaattgttcattggtgtgttcagctgtgaatgtgggtcatgtgactctctcctggtacaaaggaaacagtttattgtccagcatcagtgtgtctgatctcagcatcagtctctctctacctctggaggtggaatatcaggataaaaacacctacagctgtgtgctgaacaatcccatcagcaaCCAGACTCAACATCTGGACATCACTCACCTCTGTCACACATGTTCAG CTGTGGATCCTGATTCAGATGCAGTGAAGTCAGTGTCAGTGACAGAgagagattcagtcactctagaATCTGGTCTTACTGAAATACAGACACGTGAGAAGATATTGTGGACGTTTGGACGTTCAGAGACTCTTATAGCTGTAATCGATAAAGATGCTGGAAACTTCTCCACATCTAatgatgttcttgatgggagattcagagacagactgaagctggatcatcagactggatctctgaccatcacaaacaccagaaTCACAGACTCTGGAGAATATCAAATAAACATCAGAGGCACGAAAACGACCACAAACAGATTCAGTGTTACTGTCTACG ACTCTGTCCGCGGTTGTGATTCAGTTGAAGCTGTGATCCGATTGGTCGTCACTGCTCTGATGGGCGTGGCTGCAGCGGCTGCTGTTGTTGTTCTGGTTTATGACATCAGATCCAGAAGAGCTGAACTGGATCAAGCATCAAAAACCTAA
- the LOC137028025 gene encoding SLAM family member 5-like isoform X1, protein MFHSVFFCLCLWRLVGVFGVTDAVKSVSVTEGDSVTLESGVTKRERNALIIWAFGRPGTQIADIDDAGSVSISNGALDGRFRDRLKLDHQTGSLTITNTRITDSGEYTVNIKGTKTTTYRFSVSVYARLPVPVISRECSSSSSSSSNCSLVCSAVNVGHVTLSWYKGNSLLSSISVSDLSISLSLPLEVEYQDKNTYSCVLNNPISNQTQHLDITHLCHTCSAVDPDSDAVKSVSVTERDSVTLESGLTEIQTREKILWTFGRSETLIAVIDKDAGNFSTSNDVLDGRFRDRLKLDHQTGSLTITNTRITDSGEYQINIRGTKTTTNRFSVTVYDSVRGCDSVEAVIRLVVTALMGVAAAAAVVVLVYDIRSRRAELDQASKT, encoded by the exons ATGTTTCACTCTGTTTtcttctgtttgtgtttgtggcGTCTGGTTG gtgtgtttggtgTTACAGATGCAGTGAAGTCAGTGTCAGTGacggagggagattcagtcactctagaGTCTGGTGTTactaaaagagagagaaatgctCTGATAATATGGGCGTTTGGACGTCCAGGGACTCAAATAGCTGATATCGATGATGCTGGAAGTGTCTCCATATCTAATGGTGctcttgatgggagattcagagacagactgaagctggatcatcagactggatctctgaccatcacaaacaccagaaTCACAGACTCTGGAGAATATACAGTGAACATCAAAGGCACAAAAACAACCACATACAgattcagtgtttctgtctacG CtcgtctgcctgttcctgtcatcagcagagaatgttcttcatcatcatcatcatcatcaaattgttcattggtgtgttcagctgtgaatgtgggtcatgtgactctctcctggtacaaaggaaacagtttattgtccagcatcagtgtgtctgatctcagcatcagtctctctctacctctggaggtggaatatcaggataaaaacacctacagctgtgtgctgaacaatcccatcagcaaCCAGACTCAACATCTGGACATCACTCACCTCTGTCACACATGTTCAG CTGTGGATCCTGATTCAGATGCAGTGAAGTCAGTGTCAGTGACAGAgagagattcagtcactctagaATCTGGTCTTACTGAAATACAGACACGTGAGAAGATATTGTGGACGTTTGGACGTTCAGAGACTCTTATAGCTGTAATCGATAAAGATGCTGGAAACTTCTCCACATCTAatgatgttcttgatgggagattcagagacagactgaagctggatcatcagactggatctctgaccatcacaaacaccagaaTCACAGACTCTGGAGAATATCAAATAAACATCAGAGGCACGAAAACGACCACAAACAGATTCAGTGTTACTGTCTACG ACTCTGTCCGCGGTTGTGATTCAGTTGAAGCTGTGATCCGATTGGTCGTCACTGCTCTGATGGGCGTGGCTGCAGCGGCTGCTGTTGTTGTTCTGGTTTATGACATCAGATCCAGAAGAGCTGAACTGGATCAAGCATCAAAAACCTAA
- the LOC137028209 gene encoding uncharacterized protein — translation MKDDDEIRWMFKNTLIAEINVTADRFTVYDDVLDGRFRDRLKLDKQTGSLTITNTTLKHDGRYRLEINRVRKSFNLNVFDKISVKEGDSVTLNSDLTEMKDDDEIQWRFENTLIAEIDKQADSVTVYDDVLDGRFRDRLKLDNQTGSLTITDITTEHAGVYQLQMISSEFSSKTFRVSVYNSVHCCGPTEAVIRLVLSALVGVATVIILVYDIRSRRAEQDQAQIHTSGSIEI, via the exons aTGAAGGATGATGATGAGATTCGGTGGATgtttaaaaacactttaatagctgaaatcaaTGTAACGGCCGACAGATTCACTGtatatgatgatgttcttgatgggagattcagagacagactgaaactggacaaacaaactggatctctgaccatcacaaacaccacATTGAAACATGATGGACGTTATAGATTAGAGATCAACAGAGTGAGAAAGAGTTTCAATCTCAATGTCTTTG ATAAAATATCAGTGaaggagggagattcagtcactctaaactctgatcttactgaaaTGAAGGATGATGATGAGATTCAGTGGAGGTTTGAAAACACTTTAATAGCTGAAATCGATAAACAGGCCGACAGCGTCACTGtatatgatgatgttcttgatgggagattcagagacagactgaaactggacaatcaaactggatctctgaccatcacagaCATCACAACTGAACATGCTGGAGTTTATCAACTACAGATGATTTCATCAGAATTCTCATCTAAAACATTCAGAGTTTCTGTCTATA ACTCTGTCCACTGTTGTGGTCCTACTGAAGCTGTGATCCGATTGGTCCTCTCTGCTCtggtgggcgtggctactgtcaTTATTCTGGTTTATGACATCAGATCCAGAAGAGCTGAACAAGATCAAGCTCAGATTCACACATCAG gAAGTATTGAAATCTGA